The Lysobacter helvus nucleotide sequence AATCGCAGGTTGCAGCAAAGCACGGACTCGGGATCTTTCCGGTCCGGCTGGCAGTGGGCGGGCGAGCCGGAATTGTACGGGCGTCGCCCGGAAATACCAACGATTTCTTTGCGTTATCGCCTGCCCGGCCCCGCCCCGCCCCGCACGAGGCGTGAGGCTTGCTGCCCCCGATGGGTTATCCCAGCGCGTCGGCGATGCGGTAGCGGCCGGCCGGCTGGCGCGCGAGCCAGGCGGCGGCATGCAGCGCGCCGCGGGCGAAGATGTCGCGGTCGGTGGCGCGATGGATCAGTTCGATGCGCTCGCCGAGGGTGGCGAACTGCACGGTGTGCTCGCCCACGATGTCGCCCGCGCGCAGCGATGCATACCGCGGCGTCGCCCCGCCCCGCGTGGCGGCTTCGCCCAGCGTGAGCGCGGTGCCGGACGGTGCGTCGAGCTTGCGCACGTGGTGCTGCTCGACGATGTCGCAGTCCCAGCCCGGCAGTGCACGCGCCGCGCGTTCGACCATGTCCACGAGCACGGCCACGCCGAGGCTGAAGTTGGTGGCCCACAACACGGGGATGCGCGTGGCCGCCGCATCGAGCGCGGCCTGCTGCGCATCGGACAGGCCCGTCGTGCCGGTGACCAGCGGTCGGCCGTGTTCGACGCAATGCGCGAGCAATGCATCGAAGGCTTCCGGCAGGCTGAAGTCGATGACCACGTCGCTGTCGGGCGTGCCGCCCAGTTCGCCGGCGGCGAATTGCGAGACGCCGTCGATGACGCGCTGCCCGACCTTGCGCGACACCGCACCGACGACCTGCAAGTCTTCACGCGACGACGACAAGCGCAGCAGTGCCTGGCCCATGCGGCCATTCGCGCCATGGAGCAACACGCGCAGGGGTGTGTTCGTTTGCATGGACGCGAGGCTAACGGACTTCACGCGTGCGCGCCATTCATGGATGTGTCGAAGATTTCACGCGAACAGCTCGACCGTTGCTCGCACGGCGTCCTCCACTGGTCGCCCCGTGACCCGTGTTGACCGGTCTGTCACGCATTTCACGGTCTGCTGTTCGAAGACGACCGAACGGGGGGACGGTGCGCATCGCGCGCACGTGGCTGCCGAACGGTGCTTCGACGAAATTCCGCCGTTCTGCAGGAGCCCCTCCCCATGATTTCGCTTTCCCGCCGCAAGTTCGTCCAGGGTGCGGCCGCCATGCCGCTGGCGCTGTGGCTTTCACGCAATGCATTCGCGCAATCGGCGCCCATCGTCCGCTACGACATCGCCACGCCGCAGGGCGCGGACATGCTGGCGACCTACGCCAATGCGATCCGCCTGATGCAGTCGCGCCCGGAGAACGATCCGCGCAGCTGGCTGTGGCAGTGGTACACGCACTTCGTCAACGGTGCGACCACCAAGGCCGCGGAAGTCACCCGCATCTTCGGCACGACCGTCACGCCGGAGAGCACGCTGGCCAACGACATGTGGAATACGTGCCAGTCCCATGCGGGGCAGAACACGAACCACTTCCTGCCGTGGCACCGCATGTTCACGTTCTTCTTCGAACAGATCGTGCGCGAGGTCAGCGGTCGCGCGGACTTCTCGCTGCCTTACTGGGATTACACCTCCAGCGATCCCCTCAAGCGCGGCATCCTGCCGATCCAGTTCCGCTCGCCGAACGATCCGGTGTTCAACGTGCTGTATCGCCCCGAGCGCCTGGCGCTGGCGAACGGCGGACAACGCATCGACAAGAACCAGCCGACCGACCAGATGGACATCACGTCCACGATGGCGACGACCAACTACAGCGTCGTCGGCGACGTGCAGGGCTTCTGCCGCGCGGTCGACTCGGGCATCCACGGTCGCATCCACGTGCTGGTCGGCAACACCAAGGGCATGGGCGCGGTGCCGTACGCGGCGCGCGATCCGTTGTTCTGGGTGCACCACTCCAACATCGACCGCCTGTGGGCGAGCTGGAACGCGAACTTCGGTGGCGTGAACCCGGCGACGGCCTCGTGGGCGACGAAGGTGTTCACCTTCGCCGACCGCACCGGCCAGCGCGTGAGCGGCAAGCTGAAGGACTTCTTCGACATCGCGCCGCTCGGGTTCTCGTACGACAACCTGATCTTCCCGCCGCCGCCCCCGCCGCCCCCGCCGCAGCAGCCGCCGCCGTCCGGCAGCGGCACGACCACGACGCCGAAGACCAAGGGCCACAAGCTCGTGGTGGGCAGCACCGTCGATCGCATCGCCGCGTCCACCGGCATGGCCGACCTGGGCGCCACCGCGACCAACGTGACCGTGCGTCCGATCTCCGCCGCCAAGGCCGCCACCAGCAACGTGCTGGGCCTGGCCGCGGAAACCTCGCCGCTGCGCAGCTACCTGGTGCTGAAGAACCTGCACACCTGGAAGCAGCCGGAAGTGCTGTACCACGTGTACCTCACGCCGTCCCGCGGCGGTGGCCTCAACAAGAACAACTACGTGGGCGCGATCAACTTCTTCGACGCCGAATTCCACGACCACGGCGGCGGCAGCAAGCTGGACGCAGCGCTGGGCGAGAACTTCTTCAGCTTCGATGTGACCGACCTGCTGCGTCGCTACGAACGCAGCGGCGCGGTCAGCCGCGATGCGCTGCAAGTCACGTTCGTGCCGGGCGGGAAGGCTCGCGCGGATGCAGGCGCGATGGTCGCGACCGTGGAAATCGTGCGGCAGTAAGACCGCATGTGTCGCGCGCCCCGCGGGGCGCGCGACGGGAGCGCAGGGAGGCGCATGAACGACTCGTTCACTCGCATTGACTCTGCCATCACCGGGGGCACCCGAAGGTGCGGCCCATTGATTCGCACAACGCGATGAAGGAGTGGTCGTGACCAGCTTTTCCCGCCGTACGTTCCTGCAAGGCCTCGCGGCCGCGCCCATCGCGCTTGGCGCTTCGGGCTCCGTGTTCGCTGCGACCACGCCGGTCCGCTACGACATCGCCACCGCCGACGGTGCGCGCATGCTCGAGATCTACGCCAACGCCGTGCGCGCGATGCAGGGCATGGGCCCCGACAATCCCCTGAGCTGGTCGTGGCAGTGGTACACGCACTTCGTCAACGGCGCGACCAACAAGGCCGCCGAACTCACGCGCATCTTCGGCGACACACCGACGCCGATGCGCACGCTGGCCGAGGAAGTCTGGAACACGTGCCAGTCGCACTCCGGGCAGAACGCCAGCTACTTCCTGCCGTGGCACCGCTTCTACGTGTGGACGATGGAACGCATCGTGCGCCAGGTGAGCGGGCATCCGGAATTCACGATGCCCTACTGGGATTACTGCTCCGCCGATCCCGCGCGCCGCGGCGTGCTGCCGGAACAGTTCCGCCTGCCGAACGACCCGGTGTACGACTGCCTGTATCGCGCCAATCGCACCACGCTCGCCAATTCCGGCCAGCCGATCCAGCTGAACCAGCCGGGCGATGCGATGGACATCAACGACATCATGGCGAAGACGGCCTACAACACCGTCGGCTCGGTGACGGGCTTCTGCCGCGCGATCGACTCGGGCATCCACGGCCGCATCCACACGCTGGTCGGCAACGGCCGCGGCATGGGCGCGGTGCCGTACGCGGGCAACGATCCGTTGTTCTGCGTGCACCACGCCAACATCGACCGCATCTGGGCCAGCTGGAACAAGAACGGCAACAAGAACCCGACCGATCCGATCGCCTACCCGTGGATCACCACGTCGTTCGCGATGGCCGACGCCAACGGCGCGCGCATCTCGCGCCAGGTCAAGAATCTCTACAGCGCATTGCAGCTGGGATACGACTATGACCGCTTCGTGCCGAAGCCGCCGGTGACCACCACCACGCCGCCGCCCACCACCACGCTGGCCGCCAAGTCCGCGGCCGCGACCGCCACGCGCATCGCCGCCGCGCAGACCGAAGCCGACCTCGGCGCCACGCCCACCAAGGTGCGCATGCTGCGCATCAGCGGCACGCGCAAGACGGACGTGCTGGGCCTGGACACCGACAACCGCCGCGCATTGCTCGTGCTGCGCAAGCTGCACACCTGGAAGCAGCCGGAAGTGCTGTACCACGTGTACATCACCGCGCGCCCCACCGATCCGGTGGACAACGCGCACTACGTCGGCGCGATCAACTTCTTCGACGCCGAGTTCCACGACCACGGCGGCGGCAGCAAGCTCGATGAAGCGTTGGGCGAGAATTTCTTCAGCTTCGACGTCACCGCGCTGTTGAACACGATCGCGAAGAAGCCCCACGGCGTGGCCGCGGGGAGCGAGTTGTACGTGACTTTCGTGCCGGGCGGACGCCCGGTGTCGGGTGCGAACCCGATGGTCGCTTCGATCGAACTGGTGCGGCAGTAACTGCCTGGGCCCCTCTCCCGTTCGGGAGAGGGGTCAACTGATCATTCGGTCCCAGAAGCCCTTCACCCCGTCGAGGAACGTCGAGGCTTTCGGCGAATGGCGCCGCGCGCCCTCGCCGACGAAGGTGGCTTCGAACTTCTCCAGCAACTCGCGCTGTTCCGGCGTGAGGTTGACCGGCGTTTCCACCGCGACCTTGCAATACAGGTCGCCCGGCGCGCGGCTGCGCACCGAACGCACGCCGCGATCGCGCAGGCGGAACACCTTGCCGCTCTGCGTTTCGGCGGGGATGCGCAGTTCGATGTCGCCGCCCAGCGTGGGCACGCGGATCGAATCGCCCAGCGCCGCCTGCGAGATGCGCACCGGCACTTCGCAATGCAGGTCGTCGCCTTCGCGCTCGAAGATGTCGTGCGGACGCACGCGCACTTCCACGTACAGGTCGCCCGGCGGCGTGCCCGGCGGACCGGCCTCGCCTTCGCCGGACAAGCGGATGCGGTCGCCGTTGTCGACGCCCGCGGGGATCTTCACCGAGAGCACCTTTTCTTCCTCCAGGCGCCCCTGCCCCACGCACGGCTTGCACGGGTTGATGATGACCTTGCCGCGCCCTGCGCAATGCGGGCACGTCTGCTGCATCTGGAAGATGCCGCGCTGCATGCGCACCTGGCCGCGGCCGTGGCACGTGGTGCAGTTTTCCACCTGGCCGTCGGCCGATCCCGACCCGTTGCAGTGCTGGCACGAGACGAGCGTGGGGACTTCGACGCGCTTCTCGATGCCCGAGACCGCTTCTTCGAGATCGAGCTCCATCACGTAGCCGATGTCGGCGCCGCGCCGCGGGCCACCGCGCCCGCCGGCCCCGCCGCCGAAGATGTTGCCGAAGATGTCCCCGAAGATGTCGCCCATGTCGGCGTAACCGCCCGGGCCACCACCCCCACCGCCGCCCATGCCGTGTTCGAATGCAGCGTGGCCGTGCTGGTCGTACATGCGGCGCTTGGCCGCGTCCGACAGCACTTCGTAGGCTTCCTTGCATTCCTTGAACGCGGCTTCCGCAGCGTGGTCGCCGGGATTGCGATCGGGGTGGTGCTTCATCGCGCAGCGGCGATAGGCCTTCTTCAGGTCTTCGTCGCTGGCGTCGCGGGCCACGCCCAGGGTTTCGTAGTAGTCGCGTTTGCTCATGGAGCCGGGTTCTTCGAAAAAGTGCGAAAGCTTATACGGCGGGGCCCGGGACCGGATCGGCGGATGTCGCCTTTCGCAGACCCGGGCCCCGTTTCCGCATGACCGGGACGGCCGTTACTTGTTGTCGTCCTTGACTTCGGTGAACTCAGCGTCCACCACGTCGTCGTTGCGCGGCGCACCTCCCTGCGGGCCGCCGGCGTCGCCGCCGCCGCCCTGCCCGGCCGAGGCCGCCGCCACCAGCGACTGCGCGGCTTCCTCGAGCGCGCGGGTCTTCGCGTCGATCTGGCCCTTGTCGTCGCCCTTCATCGCGGTCTCGAGGTCGGCGAGCGCGCCTTCGACGCGGCCGATCACGTCGCCCGGCACCTTGCTGCCGTGCTCGGTGATCGCATTGCGCACCGAATGGATCATCGCGTCGGCGGTGTTGCGCGCCGTCACCAGCTCATGGAACTTCTTGTCGTCTTCGCGATGGGCTTCGGCGTCCTGCACCATCTGCTTGATCTCGTCTTCCGACAGGCCCGAGCCGGCCTTGATCTCGACCTTCTGCTCCTTGCCCGTCTTCTTGTCCTTGGCGTGCACGTGCAGGATGCCGTTGGCGTCGATGTCGAAGGAGACTTCGATCTGCGGCATGCCGCGCGGCGCGGCGTCGATGCCGGCCAGGTCGAAGCGCGCGAGCGACTTGTTGAAGCGCGCCTGTTCGCGTTCGCCCTGCAGCACGTGCACCGTCACCGCGGACTGGTTGTCGTCCGCCGTGGAGAAGACCTGCGAGGCCTTGGTCGGGATGGTGGTGTTCTTCTCGATGATCTTGGTGAACACGCCGCCGAGGGTTTCGATGCCCAGGCTGAGCGGGGTCACGTCGAGCAGCAGCACGTCCTTGACGTCGCCGGCCAGCACGCCGCCCTGGATCGCCGCGCCCAGCGCGACCGCTTCATCCGGGTTGACGTCCTTGCGCGGTTCCTTGCCGAAGAACTCGCCCACCGCCTGCTGCACCTTCGGCATGCGGGTCTGGCCGCCGACGAGGATGACTTCGCTGATTTCGCTCGCGCGCAGGCCGGCGTCGTTCAGCGCGATGCGGCACGGTTCGATCGTCTTCTTGACGAGGTCGTCGACCAGCGCTTCGAGCTTGGCGCGCGTGAGCTTGATGTTGAGGTGTTTCGGGCCCGAGGCATCGGCCGTGACGTACGGCAGGTTCACTTCGGTCTGCTGCGCGGAGGACAGCTCGATCTTCGCGCGCTCGGCGGCGTCCTTCAGGCGCTGCAGCGCGAGCGGATCCTTGCGCAGGTCGATGCCCTGGTCCTTGAGGAATTCCTCGACGAGGTAATCGATGACGCGCTTGTCGAAGTCTTCGCCGCCCAGGAACGTGTCGCCGTTGGTGGAGAGCACTTCCACCTGCATCTCGCCGTCCACGGACGCGATCTCGATGATCGACACGTCGAACGTGCCGCCGCCCAGGTCGTACACCGCGATCTTGCGGTCGCCGCCCTTCTTGTCCATGCCATAGGCCAGCGCGGCCGCGGTGGGCTCGTTGATGATGCGCTTGACGTCCAGGCCCGCGATGCGGCCGGCGTCCTTGGTGGCCTGGCGCTGGCTGTCGTTGAAGTACGCCGGCACCGTGATGACCGCTTCGGTCACCGTCTCGCCGAGGTAGGCCTCGGCCGTCTTCTTCATCTTCTCCAGCACGCGCGCGGAGATTTCCTGCGGCGAGAGGTTCTTGCCGTCGCTCGTGGCCACCCACGCGTCGCCGTTGTCATGGCCCATGATCTGGTACGGGACCAGGCCGATGTCCTTCTGCACTTCGGCGTCCTGGAACTTGCGGCCGATGAGGCGCTTGACGGCGAAGAAGGTGTTCTTGGGATTGGTGACGGCCTGGCGCTTGGCGGATGCGCCGACCAGCACTTCGCCGTCCTTGGTGTACGCCACGATCGACGGGGTGGTGCGGTCGCCTTCGCTGTTCTCGATGACGCGCGCCTTGCCGCCTTCCATGATGGCCACGCACGAATTGGTGGTGCCGAGGTCGATGCCGATGATCTTGCCCATGTGTTGCTCCCTCCGGGGATGTCGCTATTCGAAATTGGTTGGCGGGCTGCCCGCCGGACTGCACGTGATGTAGGGGCCGCTTGGCCGCCTTCAAGGCTCGGTCGTTGCGTTCAATCGTGTTTCGCGACCACGACCAGCGCCGGGCGCAGCAGTCGCTCGTTCAGCACGTAGCCCTTCTGGAAGGTCTGCGCGACCGCGCCGGGCGGCAACGCGCCGGCCTCGACCATGCTCATCGCCTGGTGGCGTTCGGGGTCGAAGCTGTCGCCGGCCTGCGGGAACACTTCGACGAGGCCGTTGGTCTCGGCGATGCGGTGCAGCTGGCGCAGCGTGAGCTCCAGGCCTTCGCGGAGGGGGTCGGATTGCGCGGCGGCGGCAAGGCCCGCTTCCATGCTGTCGAACAGCGGGAGCAGCTCGGTGAGCAGGCGTTCGTTGGCGAACTTGCGCGCCTGCTCCACGTCGCGGGCCAGGCGCTTGCGCTGGTTGTCGAGGTCGGCGCGTTCGCGCAGCGCCTCGGCGCGCAATTGCTCGACTTCGCCCTTGAGTTGTTCGATCTGGTCCTGGGGAGACAGCTCGCCTTCCAGGGCGGCGTCGCTGTCCTGCGGGTGTTCGTGGGTCATCTGGAAAGGTCCGTGGTTCGGCGGCGTCCTCCGCCCGAACCCCCCGCATGCGGTCGCCGGCCGGGGCTTTCAAGGCCCGGGGCCCCGTTCAGTCCTTCGGCGGCGCCTCCAGGGCGGCCCCGAGGACGTCGGCGGCGGCCTGCACGACGGGGATCACCCGGTCGTAGGCCATGCGCGTGGGGCCGATCACCCCGAGCACGCCCAGCACGCGCCCGCCGGCGACGTAGGGCGCGGTGACCATCGAGACCGATTCGAGCGGCGCCATGCCGGTCTCCTCGCCGATGAAGATGCGCACGCCCGGGGCGCGCGCGGTGCGTTCGAGCAGCTGCAGGATCTCGCGCTTGCGGGCGAAGGCTTCGAACAGGTCGCGCAGGCGGTCCAGGTCGGACAGGTCCTGCACGCCCATCAGGCGCGTCTGGCCGGCCAGCACCACGTCGTCCTCCACGCCCGGCGCCAGCGCCTGTTCGGCCAGTTCGACGGTGTGCGCCAGCAGCGTTTCCATTTCGCTGCGCGCGTTGTTCAACTCCTGCACCAGGCGCGCGCGGATCTCCGCGAGCGGGCGTCCGGCGAAGTGCTGGTTGAGGTAGTTGGCCGCGCGTTCCAGCTCGCCCGCGTCGTAGGGGCGGCGCGTGTGCAGGATGCGGTTCTGCACGTCGTTGTCGGCGAAGACGAGGATCGCCAGCACGCGCTGCGCATCCAGCGGGACGAAATCGATGTGGCGGAAGGCGAACTGCTCGCGCTTGGGCACCCCGACCACGCCGACGAAATGCGTCATCGCCGACAACAGTTCCGACGCGCTGCCCAGCAGGGCCTGCGTGCCCGACCCGGCCGGCAGCTCCTGGCGCAGGCGCGCGAGCTCCCCTTCGGGCAGCGAACGCACCTGCAGCAGCGAATCCACGAACACCCGGTAGCCCTGCGTGGTCGGGATGCGGCCAGCGGAGGTGTGCGGCGAACTCAGGAGCCCGCCCTCCTCCAGGTCCGCGAGGATGTTACGGATGGTCGCCGGGCTGATGTCCAGGCCCGCGTGGCGGGCCAGCGTCTGCGAACCGACCGGTTCGCCATCGTGGATGTAGCGCCCGATCAGCGTGCGCAGCAGGTGCCGTGCGCGCGGATCGAGGTCGCCGGGGAGTTGCGTGCGCGAAGCCATGGGGCGGGTATACGGCGCGCGGCAGGTGGGCGCAAGCGGATTGCGTTGCACGCAGTCTCGGTTCCTGCGACGACGAATCTTTTACGCTATCGCCCCATGCTCACCCATCTCGCCATCAAGGACTTCGCGGTCGTCCGCGCGGCCGAACTCGATTTCGCCGCGGGCCTGACCGTGATTTCCGGCGAAACCGGCGCGGGCAAGTCGCTGCTGGTCGACGCGCTGGGCTTCCTGTCCGGGGCGCGCGCCGACAGCGGCGTGGTGCGCCACGGGGCTGAACGCGCGGAACTGGTCGCGGTGTTCGACCTGTCCGATGCGCCCGCGGCCGCCGCCTGGCTGCAGGAACAGGACCTCGACGACACCGATGCCGGCGCGACATGCCAGTTGCGCCGCACGCTGCGCGCCGACGGTGGTTCGAAGGCGTGGATCAACGGCCGCCCCGCGACGATCGCCCAGGTGGCCGAACTCGCCGGGCGCCTGGTCGAAATCCACGGCCAGCACGAACACCAGGCGTTGATGGCGCGCGGCAGCCAGCTCGCGCTGCTCGATGCCTTCGGCCGGCACGCGCCGTTGCAGGCGCAGGTGCAGGCCGCCGCGCGCACGTGGGCGGCGCTGGTGCGCGAACGCGACGCGCTCTCGCAACGCGGCGATCCCGGCGATCGCATCGCCTTCCTCGAACACCAGCTGCAGGAATTGCAGCGCGATGCGCTGGAGCCCGCGGCGTTCGCCGACCTCGTCGCCGCGCACCGCCGCCATGCGCACGCCGCCGGCCTGATCGAAGCCTGCGACGCCGCCGCCGCGCGCCTGGGTGGCGAAGACGGTCCGGCCCTCGGGCGCCAGCTGCAGCAGATGCGCAACGACCTCGCGCGCCAGGCCGAACACGAACCGCGCCTGCTCGAGATCGACGCGATGCTCGACACCGCCGCGATCCAGCTCGACGAAGCGGCGTCCCTGCTGGAACGCGTCCGCGCCGACCTGGACCTCGACCCCACCGCCTTCGACGACCTGGACCGCAAGCTCACGCGCCTGCACGACTTGGCGCGCAAGCACCGCATCGCGCCCGAAGGCCTGGCCGCGCAACGCGATGCCCTCGTCGCGGAGCTCGAATCCCTGCGCGGCGCCGAAGACCGCGTGCGCGCGCTCGATGGCGAAATCGAATCGGCCCGCCTCGCGTGGGCGAAGCACGCCGCCACGCTGACGAAAGCCCGCACGCAGGCGGCGAAGTCGCTCGCATCGTCCACGACCACGCTGATCGGCGAGCTCGGCATGGGCGGCGGCGCGTTCTCGGTGTCGATCGAACCCAACCCCGCGGCCGATCCGGATCCGCAAGGCGCCGAGCGCATCGAATTCCTCGTCGCCGCCAATCCCGGCCAGCCCGCGCGCGCGTTGCGCAAGGTCGCCTCCGGCGGCGAACTCTCGCGCATCTCGCTCGCGATCGAAGTCGCCGCGCTCGGCCTGGACGCCGTGCCCACGATGGTGTTCGACGAGGTGGATTCGGGCATCGGCGGCGCGGTGGCGGACATCGTCGGCCAGAAGCTGCGTGCGCTCGGTGCGAAACGCCAGGTGTTGTGCGTGACCCACCTGCCGCAGGTCGCCGCGCAGGGCAACGCCCATTACCGCGTCAGCAAGGCCGCCAGCGACGGCATGACCCAGAGCGCCGTGCGCCAGCTGGAAGCGAAGGACCGCGAGGAAGAACTCGCCCGCATGCTGGGTGGCGTGGAAGTGAGCAAGGAAGCGCGCGCCGCGGCGCGGCGGTTGCTGGCGGACGTGGGCTAGCGCTTCTTGCGCACGTAGAGCACCAGCGCGTGCTCTTCGATCTCGTACCCGTGCTGCGCCGCGATCTGCCGTTGCAGGTCTTCGATCTCCGCGCTCTGGAACTCGATGACCTTGCCGGTCTCGATGTCGACCATGTGGTCGTGGTGCTCGCCGCGGTCCAGCTCGTACACCGCGTGGCCACCCTCGAAGTTGTGCTTGAGCACCAGCCCGGCCGCCTCGAATTGCGTGAGCACCCGGTAAACGGTGGCCAGCCCGATTTCGTCCCCGTGGTCCAGCAGCAACCGGTAGATGTCCTCGGCCGTCATGTGGCGCGGGCGGGACTGTTCCAACAGCTCGAGGATCCGCATCCGCGGATGCGTGACCTTGAGCCCGAGCTTGCGCAGATCCTGCTGTTCCATGGCGGCGGAGTGTATCATCGGCCCCCTTCCGACCCCCCGCGACAGGTTCCATGCGCAAGCTCTTGATGGTCCTCGCCCTCGCCGTCCTCACCGCGGGCTGCGGCATGCTCTACCGCCAGCCGATCTACCAGGGCAACCTCCTCGAGAAGTCCAACGTCGACCAACTGGCCGAAGGCATGGACAAGCGCCAGGTGATGGCGCTGCTCGGGACGCCCTCCGTCGCCGATCCCTTCCACCACGATCGCTGGGACTACATCGCCACCGAGCGCACCGGCCGCGTGGGCAAGACCGAGGTCAAGACGCTCACGGTCTTCTTCGCCAACGACCAGCTGCAGAAGTGGGAAGGCGAATATTTCCCCGAACAGGACAAGGCCCTGGCGGCGGACATGCGTTCGCGCTTCGGCAACCTGCCGAAGGACAAGAAAAAGAAGGGCGCGCGCCACTAAGCGCGCGTCGTCACCGCG carries:
- the recN gene encoding DNA repair protein RecN; amino-acid sequence: MLTHLAIKDFAVVRAAELDFAAGLTVISGETGAGKSLLVDALGFLSGARADSGVVRHGAERAELVAVFDLSDAPAAAAWLQEQDLDDTDAGATCQLRRTLRADGGSKAWINGRPATIAQVAELAGRLVEIHGQHEHQALMARGSQLALLDAFGRHAPLQAQVQAAARTWAALVRERDALSQRGDPGDRIAFLEHQLQELQRDALEPAAFADLVAAHRRHAHAAGLIEACDAAAARLGGEDGPALGRQLQQMRNDLARQAEHEPRLLEIDAMLDTAAIQLDEAASLLERVRADLDLDPTAFDDLDRKLTRLHDLARKHRIAPEGLAAQRDALVAELESLRGAEDRVRALDGEIESARLAWAKHAATLTKARTQAAKSLASSTTTLIGELGMGGGAFSVSIEPNPAADPDPQGAERIEFLVAANPGQPARALRKVASGGELSRISLAIEVAALGLDAVPTMVFDEVDSGIGGAVADIVGQKLRALGAKRQVLCVTHLPQVAAQGNAHYRVSKAASDGMTQSAVRQLEAKDREEELARMLGGVEVSKEARAAARRLLADVG
- the hrcA gene encoding heat-inducible transcriptional repressor HrcA gives rise to the protein MASRTQLPGDLDPRARHLLRTLIGRYIHDGEPVGSQTLARHAGLDISPATIRNILADLEEGGLLSSPHTSAGRIPTTQGYRVFVDSLLQVRSLPEGELARLRQELPAGSGTQALLGSASELLSAMTHFVGVVGVPKREQFAFRHIDFVPLDAQRVLAILVFADNDVQNRILHTRRPYDAGELERAANYLNQHFAGRPLAEIRARLVQELNNARSEMETLLAHTVELAEQALAPGVEDDVVLAGQTRLMGVQDLSDLDRLRDLFEAFARKREILQLLERTARAPGVRIFIGEETGMAPLESVSMVTAPYVAGGRVLGVLGVIGPTRMAYDRVIPVVQAAADVLGAALEAPPKD
- the dnaJ gene encoding molecular chaperone DnaJ, translating into MSKRDYYETLGVARDASDEDLKKAYRRCAMKHHPDRNPGDHAAEAAFKECKEAYEVLSDAAKRRMYDQHGHAAFEHGMGGGGGGGPGGYADMGDIFGDIFGNIFGGGAGGRGGPRRGADIGYVMELDLEEAVSGIEKRVEVPTLVSCQHCNGSGSADGQVENCTTCHGRGQVRMQRGIFQMQQTCPHCAGRGKVIINPCKPCVGQGRLEEEKVLSVKIPAGVDNGDRIRLSGEGEAGPPGTPPGDLYVEVRVRPHDIFEREGDDLHCEVPVRISQAALGDSIRVPTLGGDIELRIPAETQSGKVFRLRDRGVRSVRSRAPGDLYCKVAVETPVNLTPEQRELLEKFEATFVGEGARRHSPKASTFLDGVKGFWDRMIS
- the fur gene encoding ferric iron uptake transcriptional regulator, giving the protein MEQQDLRKLGLKVTHPRMRILELLEQSRPRHMTAEDIYRLLLDHGDEIGLATVYRVLTQFEAAGLVLKHNFEGGHAVYELDRGEHHDHMVDIETGKVIEFQSAEIEDLQRQIAAQHGYEIEEHALVLYVRKKR
- the dnaK gene encoding molecular chaperone DnaK: MGKIIGIDLGTTNSCVAIMEGGKARVIENSEGDRTTPSIVAYTKDGEVLVGASAKRQAVTNPKNTFFAVKRLIGRKFQDAEVQKDIGLVPYQIMGHDNGDAWVATSDGKNLSPQEISARVLEKMKKTAEAYLGETVTEAVITVPAYFNDSQRQATKDAGRIAGLDVKRIINEPTAAALAYGMDKKGGDRKIAVYDLGGGTFDVSIIEIASVDGEMQVEVLSTNGDTFLGGEDFDKRVIDYLVEEFLKDQGIDLRKDPLALQRLKDAAERAKIELSSAQQTEVNLPYVTADASGPKHLNIKLTRAKLEALVDDLVKKTIEPCRIALNDAGLRASEISEVILVGGQTRMPKVQQAVGEFFGKEPRKDVNPDEAVALGAAIQGGVLAGDVKDVLLLDVTPLSLGIETLGGVFTKIIEKNTTIPTKASQVFSTADDNQSAVTVHVLQGEREQARFNKSLARFDLAGIDAAPRGMPQIEVSFDIDANGILHVHAKDKKTGKEQKVEIKAGSGLSEDEIKQMVQDAEAHREDDKKFHELVTARNTADAMIHSVRNAITEHGSKVPGDVIGRVEGALADLETAMKGDDKGQIDAKTRALEEAAQSLVAAASAGQGGGGDAGGPQGGAPRNDDVVDAEFTEVKDDNK
- a CDS encoding tyrosinase family protein: MTSFSRRTFLQGLAAAPIALGASGSVFAATTPVRYDIATADGARMLEIYANAVRAMQGMGPDNPLSWSWQWYTHFVNGATNKAAELTRIFGDTPTPMRTLAEEVWNTCQSHSGQNASYFLPWHRFYVWTMERIVRQVSGHPEFTMPYWDYCSADPARRGVLPEQFRLPNDPVYDCLYRANRTTLANSGQPIQLNQPGDAMDINDIMAKTAYNTVGSVTGFCRAIDSGIHGRIHTLVGNGRGMGAVPYAGNDPLFCVHHANIDRIWASWNKNGNKNPTDPIAYPWITTSFAMADANGARISRQVKNLYSALQLGYDYDRFVPKPPVTTTTPPPTTTLAAKSAAATATRIAAAQTEADLGATPTKVRMLRISGTRKTDVLGLDTDNRRALLVLRKLHTWKQPEVLYHVYITARPTDPVDNAHYVGAINFFDAEFHDHGGGSKLDEALGENFFSFDVTALLNTIAKKPHGVAAGSELYVTFVPGGRPVSGANPMVASIELVRQ
- the grpE gene encoding nucleotide exchange factor GrpE, whose product is MTHEHPQDSDAALEGELSPQDQIEQLKGEVEQLRAEALRERADLDNQRKRLARDVEQARKFANERLLTELLPLFDSMEAGLAAAAQSDPLREGLELTLRQLHRIAETNGLVEVFPQAGDSFDPERHQAMSMVEAGALPPGAVAQTFQKGYVLNERLLRPALVVVAKHD
- a CDS encoding tyrosinase family protein yields the protein MISLSRRKFVQGAAAMPLALWLSRNAFAQSAPIVRYDIATPQGADMLATYANAIRLMQSRPENDPRSWLWQWYTHFVNGATTKAAEVTRIFGTTVTPESTLANDMWNTCQSHAGQNTNHFLPWHRMFTFFFEQIVREVSGRADFSLPYWDYTSSDPLKRGILPIQFRSPNDPVFNVLYRPERLALANGGQRIDKNQPTDQMDITSTMATTNYSVVGDVQGFCRAVDSGIHGRIHVLVGNTKGMGAVPYAARDPLFWVHHSNIDRLWASWNANFGGVNPATASWATKVFTFADRTGQRVSGKLKDFFDIAPLGFSYDNLIFPPPPPPPPPQQPPPSGSGTTTTPKTKGHKLVVGSTVDRIAASTGMADLGATATNVTVRPISAAKAATSNVLGLAAETSPLRSYLVLKNLHTWKQPEVLYHVYLTPSRGGGLNKNNYVGAINFFDAEFHDHGGGSKLDAALGENFFSFDVTDLLRRYERSGAVSRDALQVTFVPGGKARADAGAMVATVEIVRQ
- the dapB gene encoding 4-hydroxy-tetrahydrodipicolinate reductase, coding for MQTNTPLRVLLHGANGRMGQALLRLSSSREDLQVVGAVSRKVGQRVIDGVSQFAAGELGGTPDSDVVIDFSLPEAFDALLAHCVEHGRPLVTGTTGLSDAQQAALDAAATRIPVLWATNFSLGVAVLVDMVERAARALPGWDCDIVEQHHVRKLDAPSGTALTLGEAATRGGATPRYASLRAGDIVGEHTVQFATLGERIELIHRATDRDIFARGALHAAAWLARQPAGRYRIADALG